TAGCGAGGTGGTCAACTTTTTGATTGACAAATACAAATAACCACTCATAAAACAATATAAAGAGGGGGGAGTTGGTCAATGACCCCATTTATCAGAAATGCTTATGTATTCCGAAGTCAAATGGAACTTATTGTGAAACCATTTTAAATTACAAGTAAAACCTTGGGAGGAAGGTGAGCATTTAGCCGTTTTTGACATAATTATTTAATGTCACCCTTTCTTTAAACCGCCTTTATGGGCGGTTTTTTTTAATTTCATTTTTCGGGAAAAATTCATGTGAAAAAATCACATTCAGAAACAGTAAACCTTTTGATCCATTCATAATAATATATGGGTATAGCACTTTAAGAAGGTGACATTATGGCTGTTGTGAAAGTTAGGGAAAACGATGTTGCACTATTGGCCAGATTGCTCCGGGCCGAAGCGGAAGGAGAAGGAGAATACGGCATGCTGCTTGTCGGTAATGTGGGTATAAACCGGATCAGAGCGAATTGCTCCGATTTTAAAGGATTGCGTACCATTTCACATATGGTATTTCAACCGCATGCTTTTGAAGCTGTTTTACATGGATACTTTTACCAAAAAACAAGAGAACGAGAGAAACGCCTCGCTCGCAGGTGCATTAATGGAGAAAGGCATTGGCCTGCAAAATTTAGTTTGTGGTATTTTCGACCAAGGGGCGACTGTCCTTCAACTTGGTACAATCAGCCTCACGTAGGACGATATAAACTTCACTGTTTTTATGAACCGACAGCGGAAACTTGCGAACATGTTTATAATACCTATTAGTCTGTTGTTAAATCTATCTCTGTTAATGAAAGCATCCTTTATAAGCTCTTGCAATGTACGGGGGGAACTACAACAATGGGGAAAATATACGTGCTGCTTGTTCGGTTATACGCTATGAAGAGGGACGCTTCAGTAAATCTTCCATGCGCAAAAAGAATGGAGTCTATAAGATACCGATCGAATTGCCCCATTAGCTCCCGCGCTATGTTGGAACTGTACAAAACATCATAATTCCAACGATAACTTCTTAGATCATAGTTCTAAGGACCCATTTCAACAATTTCCTCATCAGTGACCATCACTTTTTGTGCAACATTCCTTTGTTGTATAGATAAATATGGACTCCCTCTTCCAAACAACGTACTGATATTTGTCTATTGAAGGAAAATAGTTCCAAGTTTGCTTGTGCAATTTTCAATCAAGCTACGGCAGTTTTTGATTGCGATGCAATTGTAAATTTATTCTACTCCTATCGTTTTGACGCTTCGCAATATGCCTCTTGAAAACGAAAAAAATAAATGGAAAATCTGCGCATTTATCACCAACTTAACCTTCGACCTCTATAGGTTCTCAAATCCTATTCAAACTGATGCAGTAAATTTGATGTTAAAAAAACTCCAACAGGAGGTAATTGTTTGGAATATTGGTAAGGCGCAACTTTACCACTGATCGAATATTCATTCAGATTTATATCAGTTGTGGCAATCCAAGTTCCACGCTCACCCGCTTGTAAGGAAGGGGGGTTCATTACGAGATTTCCACTTAACACAAAATGGCGAATGCGAATGGGTGGATCATCGTATATGGTTAAATTGCCTAAGTATGTGGCATAAGTCGAATCAAATGTAATTTGCTTGTTGACTTCATTCCAATATCCTTGAATTGGAATCGGAATACCGCGAAAATTGATTGTACCAACCACTTCATATCCTATGATGGAATTTATGATGAGTTGACCCCATACGATCGGTTTGCCACCTATAGTAACATGGATCGCCCATTTTGATGGGAATGGCACACTCAAAACAGATGCCTTCGCAGTTTGCAAAACAGATCTCTCCTCATGTTAAAAAAATTTTCTGAAAAATTTTGAATTGAATAATTGATGTAGTATATGCAGCACATGCAGGAAGGTCCAATAAAAAAAGATAATGCAATTTATTTTTCGAAAAATTTTGTGATAGGTTCTGAGGCCCACACAATATCTTTAAGGAAGCGCACTCACCGCCATATCATTGCAAATGTTAGGGCCAACGGATACGTTGTACTGGATGCTACGAGTCCAAACATATATGGTCTATATTTGTTCTTCGTTCGTCTCCCACTGGATATAGCCAACCAGATCAGTCAAGAATAAAGTCCCTTTTGCAAAATAATTTTGCTGCGACGATTGAAAAGAGGTGAACAGTATGAGTCTAGACCCGAAAGAGGTAATCACCCTCTGGCAAGGGACAATCGTATTATATGATTTAATTATAGGAAGACAACACGAATCAAATTCCCCACCTCCATGATCTTCAAGATTCATTATTCAAAGTCTTTACAAACTGAATCACATTTGCCAGACAACAACTGCCTTGAGGATTATGGACTTCACAGCCGCATCGTCCGGCTTTAATGTGCATTTGTATCCGTTCAATCGCGTCTCGTGTTTG
The genomic region above belongs to Ferviditalea candida and contains:
- a CDS encoding cell wall hydrolase codes for the protein MAVVKVRENDVALLARLLRAEAEGEGEYGMLLVGNVGINRIRANCSDFKGLRTISHMVFQPHAFEAVLHGYFYQKTREREKRLARRCINGERHWPAKFSLWYFRPRGDCPSTWYNQPHVGRYKLHCFYEPTAETCEHVYNTY